GCTTCCTTTGCAATATTAGGTAGCAGCAGATTGCTTTCGAAGTTAGGTTTCCTGTATGAATTATCCTAAAATTGGAGATTTTCTGTATTCCCTGTACATGAAGTTTCTCTTTCCTAGGCCTCTAGTTTAGAGTTGGGCAGTACCTGCGGCTCACGGCACCAACAAGGGGAGGAAGGCTAGGAAAGTGCGCTGGCAAATGGATGGAAGCAAGCTGAGGCTTAATGAGCAAACGGGCAGAGTAGAAAACTCGGGGTCCAGCTGGGACTACCAGAGCTGCGTTCCCACCCTGGATTTCCAGGGGTCGTCATTTTTGCCCTTTCTAACCAAAGGTCTTGCCTCTCGTGGGGGTGGggacggggtctccctctgtggccctcTTCCAAACCCTTCCCGCATCTCCCCTCCAGCATCTGACGCCCCGCTTCGAACGCTCGCgggctctccctcccctcccggCCGATCTCCCTCTGCGAGTGGGAGCTCCACCCCCGCGGCTGTGCACCCCCCGACTCGGTGGCGGTTACGTGGCTGTTCAGCCGCTCGCTCTCCGCCGCCCCTGCGTCGCCTCCCCACAGTAACGACGCCATGGCTGCGATCGCTGCTCCCGCCCCCAGCACGTGCTTCCACCACAGGCGCGAGGCGGTGCTGGCTCTATCCGCTGGCCAATGGGCTTGCTCAGGGGGGCACGCGTCCGCGCCCGCGACCACCGCGGTGTGGCGCGCAGGCGCTGGAGGGCGGGGTGGGACGCGGGGCGGAGGGCAGAGAGCGGGGCGGAGGGCAGAGAGCGCGGCGGAGGGCAGAGAGCGCGGCAGAGGGCAGGGACCCGGGGGCGGAGGGGGCAGCCTCCATTCCCGCTTCCGCCCGGCGGCCAGCCGCGCACACAGCCCTCCAGGCAGGAGCTCTCCGCACCCCCCGCCGCGCTTTACGCCCGGTGCCCATTTTCCTGGAAATTTCCGCCTTCGCATCACAAGATGTCAGAAAGGTTAGCGAATTGCTTAGAAAAGTGGAGACAATATCTGATGAATTTGATATGACGAATGACCTCGGGGGCACAGTTGCGGAAAGGAAGCAGAGCTGTTGAAGCTCTAACTGCTGTTCTTGCCCTAGATACCTGTGATGTTTCACATAGgctttttaaaccttttatttgAAATGTGGTCTCTTGTTAAAAACATTTCCTCTCGGTATAATCTCTACGTCCTACATGCGTTTGCATAATACGGGATAGATCCCTGGATCCCTGGTACTAATGATTTAATGACTGCTCAATTTGGAAGAAAGAACCAAATTCCACCTCCCGCCCGCCCCCCAGTTTTCTAATTGTAATTTTGAGATTTTGATCAGCATTTCTGGAATTGGGGgcgaaaatacaaaaacacacgaAACTGCAGTCATGATCTCTCCGTGGTGCTGAAGCAACGCTCCCGGCTCTGTGCGGTCACTCTCAGGGCACCTAGTCGTTTGTTTTGAGATTATCATATTCATTTCAGCTTTTAATTCTAATAGTAAATGTTTTCGTCTCTCAATGGTAACTTTCTTCTCATTTAACTAGGTACAAAATCGAGCCAGCATCTTCAATGTTTTAGTTTTCGTATAAGGATAGCAGACATttgaaaaattacctttttttctattagtttAGCGTAGCACTAGAATTCCTCCTTTTATTGCTGTCCTGCCACAGGCCCAGATTCTCCCTTGTTGGTGGAGAAACGGTAGTTGGACTAGAAAACTTGAGGTAGATTCTAGCAGCAAGCTCGGTTCTCAGAACTACATTTCCCACAAACGTGGACTACACTTCCCAGAGGGCTCGGGCGCCTGCGCAGAAGACGCACAGCGACAGCTTCCTGTCTGGGAAACGCTGCGCGGCCGGCTACCGGAAAGTAAGTGTGGGATTTTTGGGGTGGGTTACTTTCTGGGTTCCCCAGGGGAAGGGACAAATGGACACAGTGCTGAACGGTTGTCTGTTGTCTTCTTTTTGCCCTCTTTCACATACTTTGGTCTTTTCAGGAAAGCATTGGTGTCTGGAAATGAGACATCGCTTAAGaccatgtatttttcttttgtgcctGGTACTTTCTGGAGCTCCCGGCGGAAACTCGCCGCAGTCGGGGCGTCTTTAATTCCGTTGTGACGGCAGCTTCAGTGGTCCTTGTACTGTGAAGTACAAAAGTGCTCTGCTGCCCCACTTAGAAATGGATGCTCATAAAACAGTAGAAGTTGAGAACCCAGGATTATGTGGGAAGCTGTGGCagcaattttcaaattattttggggATTGCCTTACACACAGAGCACGATTGCTTTCTAGTGATCATAGTGCGTGTCTGCTAATCCTTTGGACAGTactccctcttcttccctttgGATTAATATAAAGTTTATCAAGAGGAATGCTATTTGTGTTAACCCACTGGTTCCTGAGAttagaccttttttcttttcttttcttttttttttttgagactgtcccccaggcagagtgcagtgccgtgatcactgctcactgcagcctcgacctcctgagctcaagcgatccttccacctcaggctccgactagctgggactacaggcgcgcgccatcTTGGCaggctagtttttaattttttgtagagatggtctcgctctgttgcccaggttggtctcgagctcccggcCTCGAGCGATCCTCCGTCTTGgcttctcaaaatgttgggatgacaggcgtgagccacggcgtccTGCCCAATGTATGGAACATCTGGGGATGGCTGTTTTAGTTTGTAAAACTTAGGGGACACACGAATTCCCTCTTTGTGGTCACTTGGCAGCCCTGGCCAAGGTGTTACCTTAAACATCTGCTTGGGAACTACTGCACTTCACCCTGAAGAAGGATAAGGTGTGCTGGAAAAAGCACTGTAGTGTACCAAGTCCTGTTTTTGCCACAAATCTGCCTTATAACCAACTAGACTCACTCTCTGGCCTAGTTCTTTAATTAGCAGGGGAGATGAACTAGTTAACTTTGGAGACTTTGGTAATACTGGATGGACTTTtgagatccaaataaataattgGAGTGTTTTGCATGTTAAAATCACCATGTAATTTTTGACCTCATAGAAAACCGAGGTGTAAATACAAATTACCTTtaatcccactactcaggagtTAGGTTTTGATCTTTCCCTGTGTGTACTGAGATCATCCTGTGTTTATATTTCACTTAATTTGCACCTTCCCATATTACTTTCCCCAAGATTCCCAATGACTATTGAATATTCTAAtacctttaaaaacatttactatTCCACTGTTGGTGGACAGTTTGCAGTTTCTACTTATTTGCGGTGAGTATATCCTACATGCATCTGAGTTGTTGATTACTTCTTTTCCTGACAAATGCCTAACAAACAGAACTGGGTGAATATGTGAATTATGTGGCTTTAAATGTTATAGGGAAAGTGATTTTCGCAGATAGTAACAGGCAAGGTCATTCACCTTTATGTTAGAGCTTTTTCTCTGTGAACAAGCAAACTGTGCCATCATTCTTCTGGCCTCTGGTGTTAAAACTGACAACTTTTAGATTTTAGATGGTCCCCGTTGGGTTAGAAATATCAGGAACAGATAAAGTACAATTTAAGGTGAACAGAATTCATATTTTGATCTGCACCCACACAGGCTAAGTAGGTTCATACCGGTATTTAATTTTGCATCTGATTCCAAATGTTACTAGTTTGAAATTCTACTGGAGTAGGAATAGTCTTCCAAGTGAGGCATAATTCCTACAAAAATCTCGGGCAAATTATAAAAAGCATGGTATTCCAGAAAAACAGCTGGCaggcaaaatatttttgaagtaattctgaaataaaacaagTTTGAATCCTGTATGTTATATGGTACTGTTTTGGggcattatttaaataaaactactTGGATTTGTTGTATACCTTTAGTAATGAGGGCTATGTTGTTAACCTCTCCCATCCTTGAGGACTGTGTAAAAGGCAGGTTTTTGTTCCTTCTTATGAGCTCTCATCATAGCCCAGGTTCAAGATCATCTTAGGCaagtatttcattaaataatgttCAAGTTCATGAATTTCCAAAATACTTTAATTGATAAGTGTAATGCCCAGCAActtaaaaaacacacattaaaGTACAGCAACTCACAATGATAGGTAAAAAAGGTTACAGGACACAAAGGGCCCTTACTAATTtgataaaatagaaataccagGTATGTTGTTCTTTCTGATGATTTATCTTGGAACTGCTGAATTTGAGTGGCAATTTGGAAGTATTATCTGATAACCAATGTGATATATAGCTAGGAAAGACCAATGATAGGTGAAGTCCTTACCGTAAGATGTTTCTAAGAGCTTTTCAAGACAATTGTTTCTATTTAAAAGGAACGATATAAAGAGCCGGGTTATCTCAAACAATCCTGtgaaagaagtttaaaaagatttaagaaggagaaagagggaagggaagctTCCTGGGTATGACACCATTTGCAAGGTCACAACGAACACCCCAACGGAGTGCAGACCTTTTCTTCTCCGTTGGTACTAGATAATTGTTTGGGACATATATGTGCTGAGGTTTGGATTGGGGTTCTGCTCGACAAAGCATCTGCTCTCGGACACCCCAGCGTAATTCCTTCCTATGATCTTCACCAGGTAAACGTATTGAGTCCCAGTCCCGTTTGTACTCAAAATACCGGGCTACCCGGTCTGTCTTGCCCCGGTTTCGGCTTAACTGGTCCAGCTTTGGGAGAATAAAGGACTTGGGTCTGCTGGCAACAATGAGGTCTTGTTCGTAAGCTGGAGAGCCCATTCCTTCTCTTTGTAGAGAGCAAATGAGCTGATCTTGAGAAATTCTTTGGTATTCATGTGGTGGAttaaatttttgtgaaatatCAAATGAAGATTCCTTGTCTTCCTGGAACTGCACATTCATCAGCCTTTGTCTTAAGTCCCAGAGACCCTGATCGTTTTCTGTACCAGATTCTGATTCACTGATAATCGACTCATCTGTTACTAATACTTCCCCATCTGGCTTTCTACGCAGCACCTTTCTCTTCATCACTGGCTTTCGGAGTCTTTGGGAGGCCTCAGAGACTGTTTCTGAAGTGACATTACTTTCTACATGTGGGTACTGTAGTTGCACAGGAAGAGTAGGTCGCTTTCCTGGGGCTATTGAAGCTTTACTGTAGGGATCATATTGGATAGATTGGGCTTCTCTCCTAACATCTCCTTCACCCTGCCCTGCACAGATGTGGGTAAAAGCTGTAGCAGCTGCCAACATTCGTTCTTCTGGATCCATAGTAGCCCATATTTGTCTATCAGGTAGAAGTTCTTCCATTGCTTCCCCTACACTGTAGGACCTTCTGCAAGAGATAACATTGGTCAGTTTTCTGATAATAAATTCCCAGCTCATAAATTGCTCATTCCCTTCTATTTTATAGCAGTCAAGTGGAGAAAGAATGGCTAAGGCAATCATAAATTCAATACAGGGTAGTATCAGAACAGTTTAGAGGGGCCTTAACTCAGTTCTAGGTAATCTATTACCTGCTTTCATTTCCACTCTTACTCCTGCTTTCTACTGTCTTGCCATCTTCAGGTCCTAAAACAGGACAGTATAGTTCTGGCATAAGAAAAGCTTGAAACTACATGATATGGGGCATACTGCTTAATGTACACTGTGTAACAGGTACTTAGGGAGTATTTTATATGCCTGCTGTTGTCCTAtgtgctttacatttattaattcatgtaATTTTCAGCTGTGGGATTATCTGCTTTTCACAGATGAATAacatgaggcacagagaagttaaataacttgcccaaggttactcAGCTAGTA
The genomic region above belongs to Papio anubis isolate 15944 chromosome 12, Panubis1.0, whole genome shotgun sequence and contains:
- the HYLS1 gene encoding hydrolethalus syndrome protein 1 isoform X1, whose translation is MIALAILSPLDCYKIEGNEQFMSWEFIIRKLTNVISCRRSYSVGEAMEELLPDRQIWATMDPEERMLAAATAFTHICAGQGEGDVRREAQSIQYDPYSKASIAPGKRPTLPVQLQYPHVESNVTSETVSEASQRLRKPVMKRKVLRRKPDGEVLVTDESIISESESGTENDQGLWDLRQRLMNVQFQEDKESSFDISQKFNPPHEYQRISQDQLICSLQREGMGSPAYEQDLIVASRPKSFILPKLDQLSRNRGKTDRVARYFEYKRDWDSIRLPGEDHRKELRWGVREQMLCRAEPQSKPQHIYVPNNYLVPTEKKRSALRWGVRCDLANGVIPRKLPFPLSPS
- the HYLS1 gene encoding hydrolethalus syndrome protein 1 isoform X2, whose protein sequence is MPELYCPVLGPEDGKTVESRSKSGNESRRSYSVGEAMEELLPDRQIWATMDPEERMLAAATAFTHICAGQGEGDVRREAQSIQYDPYSKASIAPGKRPTLPVQLQYPHVESNVTSETVSEASQRLRKPVMKRKVLRRKPDGEVLVTDESIISESESGTENDQGLWDLRQRLMNVQFQEDKESSFDISQKFNPPHEYQRISQDQLICSLQREGMGSPAYEQDLIVASRPKSFILPKLDQLSRNRGKTDRVARYFEYKRDWDSIRLPGEDHRKELRWGVREQMLCRAEPQSKPQHIYVPNNYLVPTEKKRSALRWGVRCDLANGVIPRKLPFPLSPS
- the HYLS1 gene encoding hydrolethalus syndrome protein 1 isoform X3, translated to MEELLPDRQIWATMDPEERMLAAATAFTHICAGQGEGDVRREAQSIQYDPYSKASIAPGKRPTLPVQLQYPHVESNVTSETVSEASQRLRKPVMKRKVLRRKPDGEVLVTDESIISESESGTENDQGLWDLRQRLMNVQFQEDKESSFDISQKFNPPHEYQRISQDQLICSLQREGMGSPAYEQDLIVASRPKSFILPKLDQLSRNRGKTDRVARYFEYKRDWDSIRLPGEDHRKELRWGVREQMLCRAEPQSKPQHIYVPNNYLVPTEKKRSALRWGVRCDLANGVIPRKLPFPLSPS